The following coding sequences lie in one Labrus bergylta chromosome 5, fLabBer1.1, whole genome shotgun sequence genomic window:
- the rad18 gene encoding E3 ubiquitin-protein ligase RAD18 isoform X2: MAFQVEADFPPGLSSLNNVDTLLRCPICFDFLNITMMTKCSHNFCSLCIRKFLSYKLQCPLCNTAATEQDLRNNRLLDDLVVNFRAARCTFCTSVHIKTRGTEEKKVYHGDFRQQLSKANFDSPPISPKTPASAVKCKTPREKGQKCKSTVLSHFFQKRPKTSPSKETHRESSAAHCTQQGSRTARTSSVISTDLHSATAQPPVCVKEEPIDAEEGFMQTFMSIKQEDTCSYFINTGAEMAHSSSPFKDVKPVIKVECPVCSVSVPQQFINKHLDTCLSRGEKKESLRSSIGGTRRPMGKAVYNLLSLQELKRRLRECHLSMQGSRDQMIKRHREFVQIYNAQCDSLNPKSAEDIAKEVEANEKIKNQLQGKAKPVMVFSKKQSEEEIEEVHSNYRKQHSSDFSRLIAQVRGRLETSRQTCIKQEAVADGGDKHKPHSADQAEESEGCLVLKVEEREEDEESSAGVIDLSSSPTHSDVSISSSISDIFGPAPTRNLEDAETTSAQKRSSSSRREDSASPPILGKRRRKT, encoded by the exons ATGGCCTTTCAGGTTGAAGCGGATTTCCCCCCTGGCCTGtcatctttaaat AATGTTGACACCCTGCTCAGGTGTCCCATTTGCTTCGACTTCCTCAACATAACAATGATGACTAAATGTTCTCACAACT TTTGCTCCTTGTGTATCCGAAAATTTCTCTCCTATAAGCTGCAGTGTCCTCTTTGCAATACA gCAGCAACAGAACAAGATCTAAGGAACAACCGTTTGTTGGATGACTTGGTCGTAAACTTTCGAGCTGCAAG GTGCACCTTCTGTACATCTGTACACATCAAGACTCGAGGAACTGAGGAGAAAAAGGTTTACCATGGGGATTTCAG gCAGCAGTTGTCAAAGGCAAATTTTGACTCTCCTCCAATATCCCCAAAGACTCCAGCTTCAGCTGTCAAATGCAAAACTCCCAGAGAGAAAGGCCAGAAGTGTAAGAGCACCGTTTTGAGTCACTTTTTCCAAAAGAGGCCAAAGACATCTCCCTCGAAAGAAACCCATCGGGAAAGTTCTGCTGCTCATTGTACTCAGCAGGGATCGCGGACTGCACGCACTTCCAGTGTAATCAGCACTGATCTGCATTCAGCTACTGCTCAACCTCCAGTGTGTGTGAAGGAAGAGCCGATTGATGCAGAGGAGGGATTTATGCAGACGTTCATGTCAATCAAACAGGAGGACACATGCTCATACTTTATAAACACAGGAGCGGAGATGGCACATTCCTCTTCACCATTCAAAGATGTAAAGCCTGTAATCAAAG tggagTGTCCTGTGTGTTCTGTGAGCGTGCCGCAGCAGTTCATCAACAAACATCTGGACACGTGTCtgagcagaggagagaagaaggagagcttGAGGAG TTCCATTGGGGGGACAAGGCGCCCGATGGGGAAGGCGGTGTACAACCTGCTGTCCCTGCAGGAGCTGAAGAGGAGGCTGAGGGAGTGCCACCTCTCCATGCAGGGCTCACGGGACCAGATGATCAAAAGACACCGGGAGTTCGTCCAAATCTACAACGCTCAGTGTGATTCCTTAAACCCAAAATCAG CTGAAGATATTGCCAAAGAGGTGGAGGCCAATGAGAAGATCAAGAATCAGCTGCAGGGGAAAGCCAAACCT GTCATGGTTTTCTCAAAGAAGCAGTCTGAGGAGGAGATAGAGGAAGTGCATTCTAACTATC GGAAGCAGCACAGCAGTGACTTTTCCCGTCTGATTGCTCAGGTCCGAGGTCGTCTAGAGACCAGCAGACAGACCTGCATCAAACAGGAAGCCGTTGCAGATGGAGGGGACAAACATAAACCACACTCTGCAG ATCAAGCTGAAGAATCTGAAGGCTGTTTAGTGCTGAAggtagaagagagagaggaagatgaagagtcATCAGCAGGAGTGATTGACTTATCTTCAAGCCCCACTCATAGTGACGTGTCCATTAGCAG
- the rad18 gene encoding E3 ubiquitin-protein ligase RAD18 isoform X4 yields the protein MAFQVEADFPPGLSSLNNVDTLLRCPICFDFLNITMMTKCSHNFCSLCIRKFLSYKLQCPLCNTAATEQDLRNNRLLDDLVVNFRAARQQLSKANFDSPPISPKTPASAVKCKTPREKGQKCKSTVLSHFFQKRPKTSPSKETHRESSAAHCTQQGSRTARTSSVISTDLHSATAQPPVCVKEEPIDAEEGFMQTFMSIKQEDTCSYFINTGAEMAHSSSPFKDVKPVIKVECPVCSVSVPQQFINKHLDTCLSRGEKKESLRSSIGGTRRPMGKAVYNLLSLQELKRRLRECHLSMQGSRDQMIKRHREFVQIYNAQCDSLNPKSAEDIAKEVEANEKIKNQLQGKAKPVMVFSKKQSEEEIEEVHSNYRKQHSSDFSRLIAQVRGRLETSRQTCIKQEAVADGGDKHKPHSADQAEESEGCLVLKVEEREEDEESSAGVIDLSSSPTHSDVSISSSISDIFGPAPTRNLEDAETTSAQKRSSSSRREDSASPPILGKRRRKT from the exons ATGGCCTTTCAGGTTGAAGCGGATTTCCCCCCTGGCCTGtcatctttaaat AATGTTGACACCCTGCTCAGGTGTCCCATTTGCTTCGACTTCCTCAACATAACAATGATGACTAAATGTTCTCACAACT TTTGCTCCTTGTGTATCCGAAAATTTCTCTCCTATAAGCTGCAGTGTCCTCTTTGCAATACA gCAGCAACAGAACAAGATCTAAGGAACAACCGTTTGTTGGATGACTTGGTCGTAAACTTTCGAGCTGCAAG gCAGCAGTTGTCAAAGGCAAATTTTGACTCTCCTCCAATATCCCCAAAGACTCCAGCTTCAGCTGTCAAATGCAAAACTCCCAGAGAGAAAGGCCAGAAGTGTAAGAGCACCGTTTTGAGTCACTTTTTCCAAAAGAGGCCAAAGACATCTCCCTCGAAAGAAACCCATCGGGAAAGTTCTGCTGCTCATTGTACTCAGCAGGGATCGCGGACTGCACGCACTTCCAGTGTAATCAGCACTGATCTGCATTCAGCTACTGCTCAACCTCCAGTGTGTGTGAAGGAAGAGCCGATTGATGCAGAGGAGGGATTTATGCAGACGTTCATGTCAATCAAACAGGAGGACACATGCTCATACTTTATAAACACAGGAGCGGAGATGGCACATTCCTCTTCACCATTCAAAGATGTAAAGCCTGTAATCAAAG tggagTGTCCTGTGTGTTCTGTGAGCGTGCCGCAGCAGTTCATCAACAAACATCTGGACACGTGTCtgagcagaggagagaagaaggagagcttGAGGAG TTCCATTGGGGGGACAAGGCGCCCGATGGGGAAGGCGGTGTACAACCTGCTGTCCCTGCAGGAGCTGAAGAGGAGGCTGAGGGAGTGCCACCTCTCCATGCAGGGCTCACGGGACCAGATGATCAAAAGACACCGGGAGTTCGTCCAAATCTACAACGCTCAGTGTGATTCCTTAAACCCAAAATCAG CTGAAGATATTGCCAAAGAGGTGGAGGCCAATGAGAAGATCAAGAATCAGCTGCAGGGGAAAGCCAAACCT GTCATGGTTTTCTCAAAGAAGCAGTCTGAGGAGGAGATAGAGGAAGTGCATTCTAACTATC GGAAGCAGCACAGCAGTGACTTTTCCCGTCTGATTGCTCAGGTCCGAGGTCGTCTAGAGACCAGCAGACAGACCTGCATCAAACAGGAAGCCGTTGCAGATGGAGGGGACAAACATAAACCACACTCTGCAG ATCAAGCTGAAGAATCTGAAGGCTGTTTAGTGCTGAAggtagaagagagagaggaagatgaagagtcATCAGCAGGAGTGATTGACTTATCTTCAAGCCCCACTCATAGTGACGTGTCCATTAGCAG
- the rad18 gene encoding E3 ubiquitin-protein ligase RAD18 isoform X5, giving the protein MAFQVEADFPPGLSSLNNVDTLLRCPICFDFLNITMMTKCSHNFCSLCIRKFLSYKLQCPLCNTAATEQDLRNNRLLDDLVVNFRAARCTFCTSVHIKTRGTEEKKVYHGDFRQQLSKANFDSPPISPKTPASAVKCKTPREKGQKCKSTVLSHFFQKRPKTSPSKETHRESSAAHCTQQGSRTARTSSVISTDLHSATAQPPVCVKEEPIDAEEGFMQTFMSIKQEDTCSYFINTGAEMAHSSSPFKDVKPVIKVECPVCSVSVPQQFINKHLDTCLSRGEKKESLRSSIGGTRRPMGKAVYNLLSLQELKRRLRECHLSMQGSRDQMIKRHREFVQIYNAQCDSLNPKSAEDIAKEVEANEKIKNQLQGKAKPVMVFSKKQSEEEIEEVHSNYRKQHSSDFSRLIAQVRGRLETSRQTCIKQEAVADGGDKHKPHSAAVQQTQAGLDQSHRHHNRWTATACNSTQYQKALFTQTNQHRVAECKSDQLLIIVEHLADGGML; this is encoded by the exons ATGGCCTTTCAGGTTGAAGCGGATTTCCCCCCTGGCCTGtcatctttaaat AATGTTGACACCCTGCTCAGGTGTCCCATTTGCTTCGACTTCCTCAACATAACAATGATGACTAAATGTTCTCACAACT TTTGCTCCTTGTGTATCCGAAAATTTCTCTCCTATAAGCTGCAGTGTCCTCTTTGCAATACA gCAGCAACAGAACAAGATCTAAGGAACAACCGTTTGTTGGATGACTTGGTCGTAAACTTTCGAGCTGCAAG GTGCACCTTCTGTACATCTGTACACATCAAGACTCGAGGAACTGAGGAGAAAAAGGTTTACCATGGGGATTTCAG gCAGCAGTTGTCAAAGGCAAATTTTGACTCTCCTCCAATATCCCCAAAGACTCCAGCTTCAGCTGTCAAATGCAAAACTCCCAGAGAGAAAGGCCAGAAGTGTAAGAGCACCGTTTTGAGTCACTTTTTCCAAAAGAGGCCAAAGACATCTCCCTCGAAAGAAACCCATCGGGAAAGTTCTGCTGCTCATTGTACTCAGCAGGGATCGCGGACTGCACGCACTTCCAGTGTAATCAGCACTGATCTGCATTCAGCTACTGCTCAACCTCCAGTGTGTGTGAAGGAAGAGCCGATTGATGCAGAGGAGGGATTTATGCAGACGTTCATGTCAATCAAACAGGAGGACACATGCTCATACTTTATAAACACAGGAGCGGAGATGGCACATTCCTCTTCACCATTCAAAGATGTAAAGCCTGTAATCAAAG tggagTGTCCTGTGTGTTCTGTGAGCGTGCCGCAGCAGTTCATCAACAAACATCTGGACACGTGTCtgagcagaggagagaagaaggagagcttGAGGAG TTCCATTGGGGGGACAAGGCGCCCGATGGGGAAGGCGGTGTACAACCTGCTGTCCCTGCAGGAGCTGAAGAGGAGGCTGAGGGAGTGCCACCTCTCCATGCAGGGCTCACGGGACCAGATGATCAAAAGACACCGGGAGTTCGTCCAAATCTACAACGCTCAGTGTGATTCCTTAAACCCAAAATCAG CTGAAGATATTGCCAAAGAGGTGGAGGCCAATGAGAAGATCAAGAATCAGCTGCAGGGGAAAGCCAAACCT GTCATGGTTTTCTCAAAGAAGCAGTCTGAGGAGGAGATAGAGGAAGTGCATTCTAACTATC GGAAGCAGCACAGCAGTGACTTTTCCCGTCTGATTGCTCAGGTCCGAGGTCGTCTAGAGACCAGCAGACAGACCTGCATCAAACAGGAAGCCGTTGCAGATGGAGGGGACAAACATAAACCACACTCTGCAG CTGtccaacaaacacaagctggtCTGGATCAGTCTCACCGCCATCACAACCGCTGGACAGCCACAGCATGCAACTCCACTCAGTACCAAAAAGCTCTCTTTACGCAAACAAACCAACACCGAGTGGCCGAATGTAAAAGCGACCAGCTGTTAATCATAGTGGAACATTTAGCAGATGGGGGCATgctctaa